In a single window of the Massilia oculi genome:
- a CDS encoding YbjQ family protein — translation MLLTNIETIPGKNITVCHGVVSGSSVRSKHVGRDIMAGLKNMVGGELRGYTELLEESRAQATERMKSQAQQMGANAIVNVRFSTSSVAAGAAEIYVYGTAVTVA, via the coding sequence ATGCTTCTCACGAATATCGAAACCATCCCAGGCAAGAACATTACGGTTTGCCACGGCGTCGTCTCCGGCAGCTCGGTGCGTTCCAAGCACGTCGGGCGGGACATCATGGCGGGCCTGAAGAATATGGTTGGCGGCGAGCTGCGCGGCTATACCGAGCTGCTGGAAGAGTCGCGCGCGCAGGCCACGGAGCGCATGAAGTCGCAGGCGCAGCAGATGGGCGCGAATGCGATCGTCAATGTGCGCTTCTCGACCTCGTCGGTGGCAGCCGGCGCCGCCGAGATCTATGTCTACGGCACCGCAGTGACGGTCGCGTAA
- a CDS encoding ABC transporter ATP-binding protein → MPGTSKHRRQELNRRPDEEVGAPVVQIRNLWTKFGRTVVHQDLNLEIYGGEILTIVGGSGTGKTVLLRQMLGLERPSQGSVHVFGEDISAASPEQLQRMRNHWGMLFQQGALYSALSVFDNIALPMRELRSLPEDVIRDAVLLKMNMVGLGPEHANKMPADLSGGMVKRAALARALALEPQLLFLDEPTAGLDPDLSDAFVTLIQTLHRELKLTVVMVTHDLDTLFALSSRIAVLAEKHVLAVGPSCDVLQVEHPFIKHFFLGPRGQRALEVLDERHAQHESENR, encoded by the coding sequence ATGCCGGGAACCAGCAAACACCGCCGCCAGGAGCTGAACCGGCGCCCCGACGAGGAAGTCGGCGCGCCGGTGGTCCAGATCCGCAACCTGTGGACCAAATTCGGGCGCACGGTGGTGCACCAGGATCTGAACCTCGAGATCTACGGCGGCGAAATCCTCACCATCGTCGGCGGCTCCGGCACCGGCAAGACCGTGCTGCTGCGCCAGATGCTGGGCCTCGAGCGGCCGTCGCAGGGCAGCGTGCACGTGTTCGGCGAGGACATCAGCGCGGCCTCGCCCGAGCAGCTGCAGCGCATGCGCAACCATTGGGGCATGCTGTTCCAGCAGGGCGCGCTGTACTCGGCGCTGAGCGTGTTCGACAATATCGCCCTGCCGATGCGCGAATTGCGCTCCCTGCCCGAGGACGTGATCCGCGACGCCGTGCTGCTCAAGATGAATATGGTGGGCCTGGGCCCCGAGCACGCCAACAAGATGCCGGCCGACCTGTCGGGCGGGATGGTCAAGCGCGCCGCCCTGGCGCGCGCGCTGGCCCTCGAGCCGCAACTGCTGTTCCTGGACGAACCGACGGCAGGGCTGGACCCCGACCTGTCGGACGCCTTCGTCACCCTGATCCAGACCCTCCACCGCGAGCTGAAGCTCACGGTGGTGATGGTCACGCACGACCTGGACACCCTGTTCGCGCTGTCTTCGCGCATCGCGGTGCTGGCCGAGAAGCACGTGCTGGCGGTGGGACCGTCGTGCGACGTGCTGCAGGTCGAGCATCCCTTCATCAAACACTTTTTCCTGGGCCCGCGCGGCCAGCGGGCGCTGGAAGTGCTCGACGAGCGCCATGCCCAGCATGAATCGGAGAATCGATAG
- a CDS encoding YbjQ family protein yields the protein MEIIFLIAFWTVPVALGYVFGRMAERRHYRSIIEREKAFVHLPATSLRTLVGTAPVARSELVTGSVVISVDHFKKAASALRSIVGGSVKSYESLLDRAKREALLRLKESCPGAHEIVNVRLETMPLAGSQPRQVTGVEVLAYGTAIYYMEGFAPA from the coding sequence ATGGAAATCATTTTTCTCATCGCCTTCTGGACGGTGCCCGTCGCGCTGGGCTACGTCTTCGGAAGGATGGCCGAGCGAAGGCATTACCGCTCCATCATCGAGCGCGAAAAGGCGTTCGTGCACCTGCCTGCCACCTCGCTGCGCACCCTGGTGGGCACGGCGCCGGTCGCGCGCAGCGAGCTGGTCACGGGCAGCGTGGTCATCTCGGTCGACCATTTCAAGAAAGCGGCCTCCGCCTTGCGCTCGATCGTGGGTGGATCGGTCAAGTCCTATGAGTCCTTGCTCGACCGGGCCAAGCGGGAAGCGCTGCTGCGCCTGAAGGAAAGCTGCCCCGGCGCCCATGAGATCGTCAACGTCCGTCTGGAGACGATGCCGCTGGCCGGCAGCCAGCCGCGCCAGGTGACCGGCGTCGAGGTGCTGGCCTACGGCACCGCCATCTATTATATGGAGGGCTTCGCGCCCGCATGA
- a CDS encoding MlaE family ABC transporter permease, producing the protein MRIENAPTLTIQQSGQGAGQSVIAEGVWQVHGLSQRGVLKGITRQLAGLKDKGACEWDLSGIESLDHIGAQMFWNTWNKERPKRLKLDPRQEDLFRRIEEAGQIKLPRHRTSPFQWVIVLGAGILNFLEHLRSFIGLIGILIQDLGRFLRRPQTGPWREISANIYHSGFQALGITAMVGFLIGIVLSYLSSQQLRMFGGDAYLVNILGMAVIRELGPLLAAILVAGRSGSSITAQLGVMRVTEELDAMLVMGISHGYRLIMPKVVALAISMPLLVVWTDAMALLGGMVSAKIEMGMSFRYFLQKLPDAVPFVNYTIGLLKGATFGVLIALISCHFGLRIKPNTESLGRGTTTSVVTAITVVILADAVYAIIFNGTGF; encoded by the coding sequence ATGCGGATTGAAAATGCGCCAACATTAACCATTCAACAGTCCGGCCAGGGTGCCGGCCAATCCGTCATTGCCGAGGGAGTCTGGCAAGTTCACGGCCTGTCGCAGCGCGGCGTCCTCAAGGGCATCACGCGCCAGCTGGCCGGGCTGAAGGACAAGGGAGCCTGCGAATGGGACCTGTCCGGCATCGAAAGCCTCGACCACATCGGCGCCCAGATGTTCTGGAATACCTGGAACAAGGAGCGCCCCAAGCGCCTCAAGCTCGACCCGCGCCAGGAAGACCTGTTCCGCCGCATCGAGGAGGCCGGCCAGATCAAGCTGCCGCGCCACCGGACGAGCCCCTTCCAATGGGTGATCGTGCTTGGCGCCGGCATCCTGAACTTCCTCGAGCACCTGCGCAGCTTCATCGGCCTGATCGGGATCCTGATCCAGGACCTGGGCCGCTTCCTGCGCCGTCCCCAGACCGGACCGTGGCGCGAAATCTCCGCCAACATCTATCACTCCGGCTTCCAGGCGCTGGGCATCACGGCCATGGTCGGCTTCCTGATCGGGATCGTGCTCTCCTACCTGTCGTCGCAGCAGCTGCGCATGTTCGGCGGCGACGCCTACCTCGTCAACATCCTCGGCATGGCGGTGATCCGCGAACTGGGCCCGCTGCTGGCCGCGATCCTGGTCGCAGGCCGCTCCGGCTCCTCGATCACGGCCCAGCTGGGCGTGATGCGGGTGACCGAGGAACTCGACGCCATGCTCGTGATGGGCATTTCGCATGGCTACCGCCTGATCATGCCCAAGGTGGTCGCGCTGGCGATCTCGATGCCGCTGCTGGTGGTCTGGACCGACGCCATGGCCCTGCTGGGCGGCATGGTTTCGGCAAAGATCGAGATGGGCATGTCGTTCCGCTACTTCCTGCAAAAGCTGCCGGACGCGGTGCCGTTCGTGAACTACACCATTGGCCTGCTCAAGGGCGCGACCTTCGGCGTGCTGATCGCCCTGATCTCGTGCCACTTCGGCCTGCGCATCAAGCCCAACACCGAGAGCCTGGGCCGCGGCACCACAACCTCGGTGGTCACCGCGATCACGGTGGTGATCCTGGCCGACGCGGTGTACGCCATCATCTTCAACGGGACGGGCTTCTGA